In Drosophila innubila isolate TH190305 chromosome 2R unlocalized genomic scaffold, UK_Dinn_1.0 1_C_2R, whole genome shotgun sequence, the following are encoded in one genomic region:
- the LOC117783002 gene encoding uncharacterized protein LOC117783002, translating into MKDAQVGTDSHRTEIERSPETRLTSASSEQYDQDEPLTTKVVKVFKKRRIANPAPYDSDDSFEEQTTLDRGAESLSKTPNEFDSDIPRSDETTAALPTEISSIEYNARESKIQFDSEQTEAYRSDNPQGSVPHGFRLASGLAFIYMAIPPDGGYGWVVLCLSFLAQLIVDGIVFSIGILLPFISEEFNVSSAEVVLVGSIQIGCYFMGGAFSSALINSYGFRPVALIGVVISAASILTASFSTNLLMMIIFYSIIGGPGLSMIWVSSQLIIGYYFERYRPIASGFSCSGAGAGIFLFSITNSLLALSIGWRNTIRVQVILIVLIFFMALAYQEVAPTPVGVLRSDPMSTSSSNEYYGNFYVHNFLGEDVSSKRSHAVLETYEPYERPGRVRRWISRCSPCCVKKPTESDYRYPLSDDERSERNFVVRADPIQKEDLFYTGPADYDVPHNREQIEGKELELVGSQAHIQRAAYGLHNIHDYDSTDRDSAMPPDSEGNSPRSSPSPTPRNQVHRHKKTRKDKEKKRSWLGTKAMKAMNRLFDVHLLRSFEFRVLLASAFLYPMGFNIPFVYSKARTTIPTEYSHWIGPAIGATSFLVRILCGFVAYKLRGWTNYICGGGLMLGGIMVFVSAFYGSDLIWFQFVYGLLYGVAPAVFATLRALIYVRYLGLSKLTNAFGITALAMGLGVFIGTTFGGLLVDKTGGYTAPFAFAGLCITFSGVLKLILPAWIKHRNNRKMI; encoded by the exons atgaaggaTGCGCAGGTGGGAACCGATTCGCATCGTACTGAAATTGAACGGAGTCCGGAAACTAGATTGACATCCGCCAGCTCAGAGCAATACGACCAGGATGAACCACTCACCACAAAGGTGGTAAAggtgtttaaaaaaa gacGCATAGCAAATCCTGCGCCTTATGATTCCGACGATTCGTTTGAAGAGCAAACAACTCTGGACAGAGGAGCAGAATCACTTTCGAAGACGCCCAATGAATTCGATTCAGATATACCACGATCGGATGAAACAACAGCGGCTTTGCCCACTGAAATTAGCAGCATCGAATATAACGCTAGGGaatctaaaattcaatttgacaGCGAACAGACGGAAGCGTATAGAAGTGATAATCCTCAGGGAAGTGTGCCACACGGATTTAGGCTGGCCTCGGGCTTGGCGTTT ATTTATATGGCCATTCCACCTGATGGTGGCTATGGCTGGGTGGTGCTCTGCCTCAGCTTTCTGGCCCAGCTCATTGTGGATGGCATTGTCTTTTCTATTGGCATATTGCTGCCATTTATAAGTGAGGAATTTAATGTGAGCAGTGCTGAAGTAGTGCTCGTGGGCAGTATTCAAATTGGATGCTATTTTATGGGCGGTGCCTTCTCCAGTGCCCTCATCAATAGCTATGGCTTTCGACCGGTTGCCTTGATCGGTGTGGTGATCTCAGCTGCTTCCATTCTGACAGCCAGCTTCAGTACCAATctgctgatgatgatcatATTTTACAGCATCATTG GTGGACCAGGACTGAGCATGATCTGGGTGAGCTCTCAGCTGATCATTGGGTATTACTTTGAGCGATATCGTCCTATTGCCAGTGGCTTCTCCTGTTCCGGCGCTGGCGCTggcatttttttattctccATAACCAACAGCCTGTTGGCGCTGAGCATCGGTTGGCGGAACACAATACGTGTACAGGTGATCCTGATCGTGCTCATCTTCTTTATGGCATTGGCCTATCAGGAGGTGGCTCCAACTCCTGTGGGCGTGCTTCGTAGTGATCCCATGTCCACATCCAGCTCGAATGAATACTATGGCAATTTCTATGTGCACAATTTTCTGGGTGAAGATGTGTCCTCGAAAAGATCACATGCTGTGCTGGAAACCTATGAGCCGTACGAGCGACCGGGACGAGTGCGTCGCTGGATCAGTCGTTGTTCTCCCTGCTGTGTGAAGAAACCAACTGAAAGCGATTATCGATATCCCCTATCAGATGATGAGCGATCGGAGCGCAATTTTGTTGTGCGTGCCGATCCCATACAGAAGGAGGATCTCTTCTATACAGGTCCAGCTGACTACGATGTGCCACATAACCGTGAGCAGATCGAGGGTAAGGAACTAGAGTTAGTTGGCTCTCAAGCGCAT ATTCAAAGGGCTGCCTACGGTCTTCACAATATACACGACTATGACAGCACCGATAGAGACTCAGCTATGCCGCCCGATTCTGAAGGCAATTCACCGAGATCTTCTCCCAGTCCAACTCCGCGCAATCAAGTTCATCGACACAAGAAGACGCGAAAGGACAAGGAGAAGAAACGCAGTTGGTTGGGAACGAAGGCAATGAAGGCAATGAATCGTCTCTTTGATGTGCATCTCTTGAGGTCCTTCGAGTTCCGTGTGCTGTTGGCCTCCGCCTTTCTCTATCCAATGGGTTTCAATATACCCTTTGTCTACTCCAAGGCGCGCACCACCATCCCAACGGAGTACTCACATTGGATTGGACCTGCAATTGGTGCCACCAGCTTCTTGGTGAGGATTCTGTGTGGTTTTGTGGCCTACAAGCTGCGAGGCTGGACGAACTACATCTGTGGTGGCGGCTTGATGCTTGGTGGCATTATGGTCTTCGTCAGCGCTTTCTACGGTAGCGATTTGATCTGGTTTCAGTTTGTCTATGGCTTGTTATATGGCGTGGCGCCAG CTGTATTTGCCACACTCCGTGCTCTCATATATGTACGTTATTTGGGCCTTTCCAAGCTGACCAATGCTTTTGGCATTACGGCATTGGCCATGGGCTTGGGCGTCTTTATTGGCACCACTTTTGGTGGCCTTTTGGTCGATAAAACTGGCGGATATACGGCTCCGTTTGCTTTTGCCGGACTCTGCATTACCTTCTCCGGCGtattaaaactgattttgcCTGCTTGGATAAAACACCGAAATAATCGAAAGATGATTTGA